Proteins from a genomic interval of Musa acuminata AAA Group cultivar baxijiao chromosome BXJ1-9, Cavendish_Baxijiao_AAA, whole genome shotgun sequence:
- the LOC135584483 gene encoding clathrin interactor EPSIN 2-like isoform X3: MKKVFGQTVRDLKREVNKKVLKVPNIEQKILDATSNESWGPHGSLLADIAQATRNYHEYQMIMNVIWKRINDTGKNWRHVYKALTVLEYLVAHGSERVIDEIREHVYQISTLSDFQYIDSSGRDQGNNVRRKSQSLVVLVNDKERIYELRQKGAASRDKYRGAGSTGRPGGYSDHCEDDRYESRNASRDEDRYGNGKEREWGYKDDDRYNRDRDSYGREGDRSSVYSDEHHGRDGFRDDDSRGGHGNDDYQDGSRNRSIDDDDRYSSRSGGGRSDSVPPEERQLERRPSEQSISAPPSYEEATRDAQTNMQEASPIVRNGDEFVATAPRASSPHAPKPSSPSESTTQGSPFAPTDGSPLKSTIQGLGHAPVGASASANNTDKNVFEDFDPRGSVSVGPPAASSLEMDLFGSASALDSIYSLDMMPLPTATNGTGVDLPTNSDLGADFMVMSSGAMSQHGENPFGDLPFIAIHENSSNQLESFAHVTSFNSSISTGGAEIFPPEASEIQTATDFDFDAAFGVTCNPPLDGQQSSYGSPAILTQEAPLTQASNDISGMLATQTGSAALNPMQEAQPAAPADAQQNIIPQSGPQAPFALQTTHFPAQDARPITPTNNHAAQARDDISGVFATQTGLAAYIPMQEAQPVAPTHGQGNLIPQSGSPAPFMLEAARPITPTHGQGNLIPQSGPPAPFMSEAARPIAPINNQSTQLSEAAYPIAQINNQSMQLNLPSQPGPQAPTALEVTPAPSALPPIRTAESKEKFEPKSAVWADTLSRGLVNLNISGPKINPHADIGIDFDSMNRKEKRREDKKVSTAPVSITTMGKAMGSGSGIGRAGASSLAVPPNPMMGNGMGMGMGGMGMMGGAGMGMGMMGGSGMGMGMMGGAGMGMGMGMGMGMGGYGGSMNQPMGMGMNMGMNQGMMPQRPPMGGPLGGNGIPGAGYNPMMGMGNYGSQQPYGGGGGSGYSR, encoded by the exons ATGAAAAAAGTGTTTGGTCAAACTGTTCGCGACCT GAAACGAGAGGTGAACAAGAAAGTTCTAAAGGTGCCTAACATAGAGCAGAAG ATTCTTGATGCAACCAGTAACGAGTCTTGGGGACCACATGGATCACTTCTGGCAGATATTGCACAGGCAACCAGGAATTA CCATgaataccagatgatcatgaatgTGATATGGAAGAGGATCAATGATACTGGAAAAAACTGGCGTCATGTTTACAAG GCACTGACTGTTTTAGAGTACCTAGTAGCACATGGATCTGAACGCGTGATTGATGAAATAAGGGAGCATGTCTACCAAATATCG ACTTTATCTGATTTCCAGTATATTGATTCAAGTGGAAGAGACCAGGGAAACAATGTCAGGAGGAAGTCCCAGAGTCTTGTGGTTCTGGTGAATGATAAAGAGAGAATATACGAACTTAGGCAAAAAGGTGCTGCTAGCCGGGACAA ATATCGAGGTGCAGGTTCAACTGGTAGGCCTGGAGGCTACAGTGACCATTGTGAGGATGATCGTTATGAGAGTCGCAATGCTAGTAGAGACGAAGATCGATATGGTAATGGAAAAGAAAGAGAATGGGGATATAAAGATGATGATAGATACAACAGAGACAGGGACTCATATGGTCGAGAGGGAGATCGGAGTAGTGTGTATTCTGATGAACATCATGGCAGAGATGGTTTTAGAGATGATGATTCTAGAGGAGGTCATGGTAATGATGATTATCAAGATGGTTCAAGAAACCGAAGCATCGATGATGATGACCGGTATTCATCTCG AAGTGGTGGTGGCAGAAGTGATAGTGTTCCACCAGAGGAAag GCAGCTGGAACGTAGGCCCTCTGAGCAGAGTATTAGCGCACCACCAAGCTATGAAGAAGCTACAAGAGATGCTCAAACCAATATGCAAGAAGCTAG CCCCATTGTTAGGAATGGTGATGAATTTGTAGCAACTGCACCAAGAGCGTCTTCACCTCATGCACCTAAACCAAGCTCTCCTTCAGAAAGCACAACCCAAGGTTCTCCTTTTGCACCAACAGATGGTTCTCCTTTGAAAAGTACAATCCAAGGTTTAGGCCATGCCCCAGTAGGTGCATCTGCATCAGCAAACAACACTGACAAGAATGTTTTTGAAGATTTTGATCCACGTGGTTCAGTGTCAG TTGGCCCACCTGCTGCAAGTAGTCTGGAGATGGACTTATTTGGATCAGCATCAGCATTGGATTCTATTTATTCATTGGATATGATGCCTTTGCCTACGGCCACTAATGGTACTGGGGTTGATCTTCCAACAAATTCAGATCTTGGGGCAGATTTTATGGTGATGTCATCTGGTGCAATGAGCCAG CATGGTGAGAATCCTTTTGGTGATCTTCCTTTTATAGCTATCCATGAAAATTCCTCCAACCAGCTAGAGAGCTTTGCACATGTCACTTCCTTCAACTCTTCAATTTCCACTGGAGGTGCTGAAATTTTCCCACCTGAAGCTTCCGAGATACAAACAGCCACAGACTTTGATTTTGATGCTGCTTTTGGTGTTACATGCAATCCTCCATTGGATGGTCAACAAAGCTCTTATGGAAGTCCAGCGATTTTGACCCAGGAAGCTCCTCTGACTCAGGCAAGCAATGATATTTCAGGGATGCTTGCCACACAAACAGGATCAGCAGCCCTTAATCCCATGCAGGAAGCTCAACCTGCAGCACCAGCAGATGCACAACAAAATATTATTCCCCAGTCAGGtccacaagctccatttgcattacAGACAACTCATTTTCCTGCCCAGGATGCTCGTCCTATTACTCCAACAAATAATCATGCTGCCCAGGCTAGGGATGATATTTCTGGTGTTTTTGCCACACAAACAGGATTGGCAGCTTATATTCCCATGCAGGAAGCTCAACCTGTAGCACCAACACATGGGCAAGGAAATCTTATTCCTCAGTCAGGTTCACCAGCACCATTTATGTTAGAGGCAGCTCGTCCTATAACACCAACACATGGACAAGGAAATCTTATTCCTCAGTCAGGTCCACCAGCACCATTTATGTCAGAGGCAGCTCGTCCTATTGCTCCAATAAATAACCAATCCACCCAGTTGTCAGAGGCAGCTTATCCTATTGCTCAAATAAATAACCAGTCCATGCAGTTGAATCTTCCTTCGCAGCCCGGCCCTCAGGCTCCCACTGCCTTAGAAGTGACTCCTGCTCCATCAGCTTTACCACCTATAAGAACAGCTGAATCAAAGGAAAAGTTTGAACCCAAATCAGCAGTCTGGGCTGACACACTGAGTCGAGGTCTAGTGAATCTGAATATATCAGGAC CTAAAATCAATCCTCATGCGGATATTGGCATTGATTTTGATTCTATGAATCGGAaggagaaaagaagagaagataaGAAGGTTTCTACAGCACCGGTATCTATCACCACCATGGGCAAAGCTATGGGATCTGGCTCCGGCATTGGACGTGCTGGTGCAAGTTCCTTAGCGGTCCCTCCAAATCCCATGATGGGCAATGGTATGGGCATGGGCATGGGTGGAATGGGCATGATGGGTGGTGCTGGTATGGGAATGGGCATGATGGGTGGTTCCGGAATGGGAATGGGCATGATGGGCGGTGCCGGcatggggatggggatggggatggggatggggatgggtGGTTATGGTGGAAGCATGAATCAACCTATGGGCATGGGGATGAACATGGGAATGAACCAGGGAATGATGCCTCAACGACCGCCGATGGGAGGCCCGCTGGGTGGAAATGGTATTCCTGGGGCAGGCTACAACCCCATGATGGGCATGGGCAACTATGGATCTCAGCAACCATATGGTGGTGGAGGTGGAAGTGGATATAGCAGATGA
- the LOC135584483 gene encoding clathrin interactor EPSIN 2-like isoform X1 has protein sequence MKKVFGQTVRDLKREVNKKVLKVPNIEQKILDATSNESWGPHGSLLADIAQATRNYHEYQMIMNVIWKRINDTGKNWRHVYKALTVLEYLVAHGSERVIDEIREHVYQISTLSDFQYIDSSGRDQGNNVRRKSQSLVVLVNDKERIYELRQKGAASRDKYRGAGSTGRPGGYSDHCEDDRYESRNASRDEDRYGNGKEREWGYKDDDRYNRDRDSYGREGDRSSVYSDEHHGRDGFRDDDSRGGHGNDDYQDGSRNRSIDDDDRYSSRSGGGRSDSVPPEERQLERRPSEQSISAPPSYEEATRDAQTNMQEASPIVRNGDEFVATAPRASSPHAPKPSSPSESTTQGSPFAPTDGSPLKSTIQGLGHAPVGASASANNTDKNVFEDFDPRGSVSVASPAVGPPAASSLEMDLFGSASALDSIYSLDMMPLPTATNGTGVDLPTNSDLGADFMVMSSGAMSQHGENPFGDLPFIAIHENSSNQLESFAHVTSFNSSISTGGAEIFPPEASEIQTATDFDFDAAFGVTCNPPLDGQQSSYGSPAILTQEAPLTQASNDISGMLATQTGSAALNPMQEAQPAAPADAQQNIIPQSGPQAPFALQTTHFPAQDARPITPTNNHAAQARDDISGVFATQTGLAAYIPMQEAQPVAPTHGQGNLIPQSGSPAPFMLEAARPITPTHGQGNLIPQSGPPAPFMSEAARPIAPINNQSTQLSEAAYPIAQINNQSMQLNLPSQPGPQAPTALEVTPAPSALPPIRTAESKEKFEPKSAVWADTLSRGLVNLNISGPKINPHADIGIDFDSMNRKEKRREDKKVSTAPVSITTMGKAMGSGSGIGRAGASSLAVPPNPMMGNGMGMGMGGMGMMGGAGMGMGMMGGSGMGMGMMGGAGMGMGMGMGMGMGGYGGSMNQPMGMGMNMGMNQGMMPQRPPMGGPLGGNGIPGAGYNPMMGMGNYGSQQPYGGGGGSGYSR, from the exons ATGAAAAAAGTGTTTGGTCAAACTGTTCGCGACCT GAAACGAGAGGTGAACAAGAAAGTTCTAAAGGTGCCTAACATAGAGCAGAAG ATTCTTGATGCAACCAGTAACGAGTCTTGGGGACCACATGGATCACTTCTGGCAGATATTGCACAGGCAACCAGGAATTA CCATgaataccagatgatcatgaatgTGATATGGAAGAGGATCAATGATACTGGAAAAAACTGGCGTCATGTTTACAAG GCACTGACTGTTTTAGAGTACCTAGTAGCACATGGATCTGAACGCGTGATTGATGAAATAAGGGAGCATGTCTACCAAATATCG ACTTTATCTGATTTCCAGTATATTGATTCAAGTGGAAGAGACCAGGGAAACAATGTCAGGAGGAAGTCCCAGAGTCTTGTGGTTCTGGTGAATGATAAAGAGAGAATATACGAACTTAGGCAAAAAGGTGCTGCTAGCCGGGACAA ATATCGAGGTGCAGGTTCAACTGGTAGGCCTGGAGGCTACAGTGACCATTGTGAGGATGATCGTTATGAGAGTCGCAATGCTAGTAGAGACGAAGATCGATATGGTAATGGAAAAGAAAGAGAATGGGGATATAAAGATGATGATAGATACAACAGAGACAGGGACTCATATGGTCGAGAGGGAGATCGGAGTAGTGTGTATTCTGATGAACATCATGGCAGAGATGGTTTTAGAGATGATGATTCTAGAGGAGGTCATGGTAATGATGATTATCAAGATGGTTCAAGAAACCGAAGCATCGATGATGATGACCGGTATTCATCTCG AAGTGGTGGTGGCAGAAGTGATAGTGTTCCACCAGAGGAAag GCAGCTGGAACGTAGGCCCTCTGAGCAGAGTATTAGCGCACCACCAAGCTATGAAGAAGCTACAAGAGATGCTCAAACCAATATGCAAGAAGCTAG CCCCATTGTTAGGAATGGTGATGAATTTGTAGCAACTGCACCAAGAGCGTCTTCACCTCATGCACCTAAACCAAGCTCTCCTTCAGAAAGCACAACCCAAGGTTCTCCTTTTGCACCAACAGATGGTTCTCCTTTGAAAAGTACAATCCAAGGTTTAGGCCATGCCCCAGTAGGTGCATCTGCATCAGCAAACAACACTGACAAGAATGTTTTTGAAGATTTTGATCCACGTGGTTCAGTGTCAG TTGCTTCACCTGCAGTTGGCCCACCTGCTGCAAGTAGTCTGGAGATGGACTTATTTGGATCAGCATCAGCATTGGATTCTATTTATTCATTGGATATGATGCCTTTGCCTACGGCCACTAATGGTACTGGGGTTGATCTTCCAACAAATTCAGATCTTGGGGCAGATTTTATGGTGATGTCATCTGGTGCAATGAGCCAG CATGGTGAGAATCCTTTTGGTGATCTTCCTTTTATAGCTATCCATGAAAATTCCTCCAACCAGCTAGAGAGCTTTGCACATGTCACTTCCTTCAACTCTTCAATTTCCACTGGAGGTGCTGAAATTTTCCCACCTGAAGCTTCCGAGATACAAACAGCCACAGACTTTGATTTTGATGCTGCTTTTGGTGTTACATGCAATCCTCCATTGGATGGTCAACAAAGCTCTTATGGAAGTCCAGCGATTTTGACCCAGGAAGCTCCTCTGACTCAGGCAAGCAATGATATTTCAGGGATGCTTGCCACACAAACAGGATCAGCAGCCCTTAATCCCATGCAGGAAGCTCAACCTGCAGCACCAGCAGATGCACAACAAAATATTATTCCCCAGTCAGGtccacaagctccatttgcattacAGACAACTCATTTTCCTGCCCAGGATGCTCGTCCTATTACTCCAACAAATAATCATGCTGCCCAGGCTAGGGATGATATTTCTGGTGTTTTTGCCACACAAACAGGATTGGCAGCTTATATTCCCATGCAGGAAGCTCAACCTGTAGCACCAACACATGGGCAAGGAAATCTTATTCCTCAGTCAGGTTCACCAGCACCATTTATGTTAGAGGCAGCTCGTCCTATAACACCAACACATGGACAAGGAAATCTTATTCCTCAGTCAGGTCCACCAGCACCATTTATGTCAGAGGCAGCTCGTCCTATTGCTCCAATAAATAACCAATCCACCCAGTTGTCAGAGGCAGCTTATCCTATTGCTCAAATAAATAACCAGTCCATGCAGTTGAATCTTCCTTCGCAGCCCGGCCCTCAGGCTCCCACTGCCTTAGAAGTGACTCCTGCTCCATCAGCTTTACCACCTATAAGAACAGCTGAATCAAAGGAAAAGTTTGAACCCAAATCAGCAGTCTGGGCTGACACACTGAGTCGAGGTCTAGTGAATCTGAATATATCAGGAC CTAAAATCAATCCTCATGCGGATATTGGCATTGATTTTGATTCTATGAATCGGAaggagaaaagaagagaagataaGAAGGTTTCTACAGCACCGGTATCTATCACCACCATGGGCAAAGCTATGGGATCTGGCTCCGGCATTGGACGTGCTGGTGCAAGTTCCTTAGCGGTCCCTCCAAATCCCATGATGGGCAATGGTATGGGCATGGGCATGGGTGGAATGGGCATGATGGGTGGTGCTGGTATGGGAATGGGCATGATGGGTGGTTCCGGAATGGGAATGGGCATGATGGGCGGTGCCGGcatggggatggggatggggatggggatggggatgggtGGTTATGGTGGAAGCATGAATCAACCTATGGGCATGGGGATGAACATGGGAATGAACCAGGGAATGATGCCTCAACGACCGCCGATGGGAGGCCCGCTGGGTGGAAATGGTATTCCTGGGGCAGGCTACAACCCCATGATGGGCATGGGCAACTATGGATCTCAGCAACCATATGGTGGTGGAGGTGGAAGTGGATATAGCAGATGA
- the LOC135584483 gene encoding clathrin interactor EPSIN 2-like isoform X2, with translation MKKVFGQTVRDLKREVNKKVLKVPNIEQKILDATSNESWGPHGSLLADIAQATRNYHEYQMIMNVIWKRINDTGKNWRHVYKALTVLEYLVAHGSERVIDEIREHVYQISTLSDFQYIDSSGRDQGNNVRRKSQSLVVLVNDKERIYELRQKGAASRDKYRGAGSTGRPGGYSDHCEDDRYESRNASRDEDRYGNGKEREWGYKDDDRYNRDRDSYGREGDRSSVYSDEHHGRDGFRDDDSRGGHGNDDYQDGSRNRSIDDDDRYSSRSGGGRSDSVPPEERQLERRPSEQSISAPPSYEEATRDAQTNMQEARNGDEFVATAPRASSPHAPKPSSPSESTTQGSPFAPTDGSPLKSTIQGLGHAPVGASASANNTDKNVFEDFDPRGSVSVASPAVGPPAASSLEMDLFGSASALDSIYSLDMMPLPTATNGTGVDLPTNSDLGADFMVMSSGAMSQHGENPFGDLPFIAIHENSSNQLESFAHVTSFNSSISTGGAEIFPPEASEIQTATDFDFDAAFGVTCNPPLDGQQSSYGSPAILTQEAPLTQASNDISGMLATQTGSAALNPMQEAQPAAPADAQQNIIPQSGPQAPFALQTTHFPAQDARPITPTNNHAAQARDDISGVFATQTGLAAYIPMQEAQPVAPTHGQGNLIPQSGSPAPFMLEAARPITPTHGQGNLIPQSGPPAPFMSEAARPIAPINNQSTQLSEAAYPIAQINNQSMQLNLPSQPGPQAPTALEVTPAPSALPPIRTAESKEKFEPKSAVWADTLSRGLVNLNISGPKINPHADIGIDFDSMNRKEKRREDKKVSTAPVSITTMGKAMGSGSGIGRAGASSLAVPPNPMMGNGMGMGMGGMGMMGGAGMGMGMMGGSGMGMGMMGGAGMGMGMGMGMGMGGYGGSMNQPMGMGMNMGMNQGMMPQRPPMGGPLGGNGIPGAGYNPMMGMGNYGSQQPYGGGGGSGYSR, from the exons ATGAAAAAAGTGTTTGGTCAAACTGTTCGCGACCT GAAACGAGAGGTGAACAAGAAAGTTCTAAAGGTGCCTAACATAGAGCAGAAG ATTCTTGATGCAACCAGTAACGAGTCTTGGGGACCACATGGATCACTTCTGGCAGATATTGCACAGGCAACCAGGAATTA CCATgaataccagatgatcatgaatgTGATATGGAAGAGGATCAATGATACTGGAAAAAACTGGCGTCATGTTTACAAG GCACTGACTGTTTTAGAGTACCTAGTAGCACATGGATCTGAACGCGTGATTGATGAAATAAGGGAGCATGTCTACCAAATATCG ACTTTATCTGATTTCCAGTATATTGATTCAAGTGGAAGAGACCAGGGAAACAATGTCAGGAGGAAGTCCCAGAGTCTTGTGGTTCTGGTGAATGATAAAGAGAGAATATACGAACTTAGGCAAAAAGGTGCTGCTAGCCGGGACAA ATATCGAGGTGCAGGTTCAACTGGTAGGCCTGGAGGCTACAGTGACCATTGTGAGGATGATCGTTATGAGAGTCGCAATGCTAGTAGAGACGAAGATCGATATGGTAATGGAAAAGAAAGAGAATGGGGATATAAAGATGATGATAGATACAACAGAGACAGGGACTCATATGGTCGAGAGGGAGATCGGAGTAGTGTGTATTCTGATGAACATCATGGCAGAGATGGTTTTAGAGATGATGATTCTAGAGGAGGTCATGGTAATGATGATTATCAAGATGGTTCAAGAAACCGAAGCATCGATGATGATGACCGGTATTCATCTCG AAGTGGTGGTGGCAGAAGTGATAGTGTTCCACCAGAGGAAag GCAGCTGGAACGTAGGCCCTCTGAGCAGAGTATTAGCGCACCACCAAGCTATGAAGAAGCTACAAGAGATGCTCAAACCAATATGCAAGAAGCTAG GAATGGTGATGAATTTGTAGCAACTGCACCAAGAGCGTCTTCACCTCATGCACCTAAACCAAGCTCTCCTTCAGAAAGCACAACCCAAGGTTCTCCTTTTGCACCAACAGATGGTTCTCCTTTGAAAAGTACAATCCAAGGTTTAGGCCATGCCCCAGTAGGTGCATCTGCATCAGCAAACAACACTGACAAGAATGTTTTTGAAGATTTTGATCCACGTGGTTCAGTGTCAG TTGCTTCACCTGCAGTTGGCCCACCTGCTGCAAGTAGTCTGGAGATGGACTTATTTGGATCAGCATCAGCATTGGATTCTATTTATTCATTGGATATGATGCCTTTGCCTACGGCCACTAATGGTACTGGGGTTGATCTTCCAACAAATTCAGATCTTGGGGCAGATTTTATGGTGATGTCATCTGGTGCAATGAGCCAG CATGGTGAGAATCCTTTTGGTGATCTTCCTTTTATAGCTATCCATGAAAATTCCTCCAACCAGCTAGAGAGCTTTGCACATGTCACTTCCTTCAACTCTTCAATTTCCACTGGAGGTGCTGAAATTTTCCCACCTGAAGCTTCCGAGATACAAACAGCCACAGACTTTGATTTTGATGCTGCTTTTGGTGTTACATGCAATCCTCCATTGGATGGTCAACAAAGCTCTTATGGAAGTCCAGCGATTTTGACCCAGGAAGCTCCTCTGACTCAGGCAAGCAATGATATTTCAGGGATGCTTGCCACACAAACAGGATCAGCAGCCCTTAATCCCATGCAGGAAGCTCAACCTGCAGCACCAGCAGATGCACAACAAAATATTATTCCCCAGTCAGGtccacaagctccatttgcattacAGACAACTCATTTTCCTGCCCAGGATGCTCGTCCTATTACTCCAACAAATAATCATGCTGCCCAGGCTAGGGATGATATTTCTGGTGTTTTTGCCACACAAACAGGATTGGCAGCTTATATTCCCATGCAGGAAGCTCAACCTGTAGCACCAACACATGGGCAAGGAAATCTTATTCCTCAGTCAGGTTCACCAGCACCATTTATGTTAGAGGCAGCTCGTCCTATAACACCAACACATGGACAAGGAAATCTTATTCCTCAGTCAGGTCCACCAGCACCATTTATGTCAGAGGCAGCTCGTCCTATTGCTCCAATAAATAACCAATCCACCCAGTTGTCAGAGGCAGCTTATCCTATTGCTCAAATAAATAACCAGTCCATGCAGTTGAATCTTCCTTCGCAGCCCGGCCCTCAGGCTCCCACTGCCTTAGAAGTGACTCCTGCTCCATCAGCTTTACCACCTATAAGAACAGCTGAATCAAAGGAAAAGTTTGAACCCAAATCAGCAGTCTGGGCTGACACACTGAGTCGAGGTCTAGTGAATCTGAATATATCAGGAC CTAAAATCAATCCTCATGCGGATATTGGCATTGATTTTGATTCTATGAATCGGAaggagaaaagaagagaagataaGAAGGTTTCTACAGCACCGGTATCTATCACCACCATGGGCAAAGCTATGGGATCTGGCTCCGGCATTGGACGTGCTGGTGCAAGTTCCTTAGCGGTCCCTCCAAATCCCATGATGGGCAATGGTATGGGCATGGGCATGGGTGGAATGGGCATGATGGGTGGTGCTGGTATGGGAATGGGCATGATGGGTGGTTCCGGAATGGGAATGGGCATGATGGGCGGTGCCGGcatggggatggggatggggatggggatggggatgggtGGTTATGGTGGAAGCATGAATCAACCTATGGGCATGGGGATGAACATGGGAATGAACCAGGGAATGATGCCTCAACGACCGCCGATGGGAGGCCCGCTGGGTGGAAATGGTATTCCTGGGGCAGGCTACAACCCCATGATGGGCATGGGCAACTATGGATCTCAGCAACCATATGGTGGTGGAGGTGGAAGTGGATATAGCAGATGA